One genomic region from Leptospira tipperaryensis encodes:
- a CDS encoding sterol desaturase family protein — protein sequence MNEQCHFLQTVSALIPHAPKIFLIDFLRYFVFAGLAFTGLYIWKHPFQHRKIQTKNAKPSQFRKEFLYSVSSVVVYTSVTLIVLVLKEYGFFKFYDRIEDYGWGYLLLSVFLILLIQDFYFYWTHRLMHTRLFFKTFHKVHHDSTTPSPWTAYSFSPWEALVHAMIMPIVVSLFPVHTLALVIFMTFQIIRNVLGHSGYEMFPSWILSNRILKYINTNTNHDMHHQYFRYNFGLYSTIWDEMFGTVHPEYEQTFKNITERKPINLSQEVETGSN from the coding sequence ATGAACGAACAATGCCACTTTCTTCAAACCGTATCGGCGCTAATCCCTCACGCGCCGAAAATCTTTCTGATCGATTTTCTCAGATACTTCGTATTCGCCGGACTCGCTTTTACGGGACTTTATATCTGGAAACATCCCTTTCAACACAGAAAGATTCAGACTAAAAACGCAAAACCTTCCCAGTTTAGAAAAGAGTTTTTATACTCCGTCTCTTCGGTCGTAGTCTATACAAGCGTAACCTTGATCGTCTTGGTTCTGAAAGAATACGGATTTTTTAAGTTCTACGATAGAATCGAAGACTATGGTTGGGGTTATCTTCTCTTAAGCGTATTTCTCATTCTGTTGATCCAGGACTTTTACTTTTACTGGACTCATCGTTTGATGCATACGCGACTTTTTTTCAAAACCTTCCACAAAGTTCACCACGACTCTACGACACCTTCTCCTTGGACGGCGTATTCTTTTAGCCCTTGGGAAGCGCTCGTTCACGCAATGATCATGCCGATCGTGGTCTCCCTATTTCCGGTCCACACGCTTGCGCTCGTGATCTTTATGACATTCCAGATCATCAGAAACGTATTGGGTCATAGCGGTTATGAAATGTTCCCAAGCTGGATCCTATCCAATCGAATTCTAAAGTATATCAATACGAATACGAATCACGATATGCATCACCAATACTTTCGATATAACTTCGGACTCTATTCTACGATTTGGGATGAGATGTTCGGAACCGTTCATCCGGAATACGAACAAACATTTAAGAATATAACCGAACGAAAACCGATAAATCTTTCTCAAGAAGTTGAGACAGGATCCAATTAA
- a CDS encoding class I SAM-dependent methyltransferase: protein MKLTVFTKSLAFFIGNIKLRGFVPVLGQIFITITIFLFTISCAGMSQLQYSKIYSRAGWQLPEQVVETLKIKRGQIVADLGAGNGYFTKYLSREVGETGKVYAIEVEPDLVSKLKTKFSDHTPSNVQIILGNATNPNLPEKVDLIFSCNTYHHIENRSAYFSELKKFLKSEGRIAIVDHKDDLTGILRVLVTKDHWSPREILVKEMKEAGFEEIDRFDFLPTQNFFLFQIRKQN from the coding sequence ATGAAACTTACCGTCTTTACAAAAAGTTTAGCTTTTTTTATCGGAAATATCAAGCTACGAGGTTTTGTCCCCGTATTGGGACAAATTTTTATAACGATAACGATTTTTTTGTTCACCATCTCCTGCGCGGGAATGAGCCAACTTCAGTATTCTAAGATATACTCAAGAGCGGGATGGCAACTTCCGGAACAAGTAGTGGAAACGCTTAAAATCAAACGCGGACAAATCGTCGCAGACTTAGGCGCGGGAAACGGATATTTTACAAAGTATCTTTCCAGAGAAGTCGGTGAAACCGGAAAAGTTTATGCAATCGAAGTGGAGCCGGATTTGGTTTCAAAGCTCAAAACAAAGTTTTCCGATCACACACCTTCCAACGTTCAGATCATTCTCGGAAACGCAACAAATCCAAATCTTCCAGAAAAAGTGGATCTAATATTCTCCTGCAATACCTATCACCACATCGAGAATCGCTCCGCGTATTTTTCGGAGTTAAAAAAATTTCTCAAATCGGAAGGAAGGATCGCGATCGTCGACCACAAAGACGACCTAACCGGAATCCTTCGTGTTCTTGTAACAAAGGACCACTGGTCTCCGAGAGAAATCCTGGTAAAAGAAATGAAAGAAGCCGGCTTTGAAGAAATCGATCGTTTCGATTTTTTACCGACTCAAAATTTCTTTCTCTTTCAGATACGAAAACAAAACTGA
- a CDS encoding class I SAM-dependent methyltransferase: MPEAEYWDTLFNVPLILERMNLLKEIGTIVEFGSGYGTFTLPLAKNHKNRILAFEIENDLVQELQEKAKREGLDHIVPIEKDIIADGTSLTPDSVDYVMIFNLLHHEDPIAILKEAHRILKPGGYAGLVHWNYDPKTPRGPKMEIRPRPEEIYNRAKETQFQIETAQPIDLPPYHYGFLARK, encoded by the coding sequence ATGCCGGAAGCAGAATATTGGGACACTCTTTTTAACGTGCCCTTAATCTTAGAAAGAATGAATTTGTTAAAAGAAATCGGAACGATCGTAGAATTCGGATCCGGCTACGGAACGTTTACGCTCCCATTGGCAAAAAATCATAAGAATCGAATCCTTGCCTTTGAGATTGAAAACGACTTAGTCCAAGAGCTTCAAGAAAAAGCAAAACGGGAAGGTTTGGATCATATCGTTCCGATCGAAAAGGACATCATTGCGGACGGAACTTCTCTCACACCGGATTCCGTGGATTATGTTATGATCTTCAATCTTTTGCACCACGAAGATCCGATCGCAATTTTGAAAGAAGCGCACCGAATTCTAAAACCGGGAGGTTATGCCGGACTCGTTCATTGGAACTACGATCCGAAAACTCCTCGCGGTCCCAAAATGGAAATTCGTCCCAGACCGGAAGAGATTTATAACCGAGCCAAAGAGACGCAATTCCAAATCGAAACGGCTCAACCGATCGACCTTCCCCCTTATCACTATGGCTTCCTCGCGCGGAAATAA
- a CDS encoding Zn-ribbon domain-containing OB-fold protein encodes MSETILEILKGKKCNSCGFQMTEPSVACTSCGSSETSEIQFSGKGKIYTYTVVHVGFGHLAKRAPYVLAVVELEEGIKTMGLLEGEVSGVSVTESVKIDLPVRFLKEESGTGFIFTPA; translated from the coding sequence ATGTCGGAAACTATATTAGAAATTTTGAAAGGAAAGAAATGCAATTCCTGCGGTTTTCAGATGACGGAACCTTCGGTCGCCTGCACGAGTTGCGGAAGTTCGGAAACTTCGGAAATTCAATTTTCAGGAAAAGGTAAGATTTATACTTACACAGTGGTTCACGTGGGCTTTGGTCATCTCGCAAAAAGAGCGCCTTATGTTTTAGCGGTCGTCGAGTTAGAAGAAGGAATCAAGACGATGGGTCTTTTAGAAGGAGAAGTCTCCGGTGTTTCCGTTACGGAATCCGTAAAAATCGATCTTCCCGTACGGTTTTTAAAAGAAGAATCCGGAACGGGATTCATCTTCACGCCGGCTTGA
- a CDS encoding glycosyltransferase, with translation MKVAIIHDWLNGMRGGELVLDSLFKIYPSADLFTLFYTPGKLNPRIEQRKITTAFTNNLPFKDSKYRWYLPLFPTAIESLDLKGYDLVISSSHCVAKGVITDPDSVHFSYVHSPMRYVWDLYYDYFPSRKGLKFFAFELISNYLRTWDAASSSRVDSFWSNSEFVARRIQKFYRRESKVIFPPCLPEKWKVVSEKKDDFYLIVSAFAPYKRIDLAIEAFRKNGKRLVLIGGGQEFKKLTSHLPKNIEVLPQLKREEVLEYYKKAKAFIFPGMEDFGIAPVEAQAYQTPVIAFGKGGALETVVSGKTGIFFQEQSAESLNEAIDRADRISWKTADFQKNVSRFTEEKFIIEIKKQVETRMRTPRKKG, from the coding sequence ATGAAAGTTGCAATCATCCATGACTGGCTCAACGGAATGCGCGGGGGAGAATTGGTCCTCGATTCTCTCTTCAAAATTTATCCGTCCGCCGATCTTTTCACTCTATTCTACACTCCGGGAAAATTAAATCCACGGATCGAACAAAGAAAGATCACAACCGCGTTTACAAACAATCTTCCCTTTAAGGATTCCAAGTATCGCTGGTATCTTCCTCTCTTTCCTACTGCGATCGAGTCCTTGGATCTGAAAGGATACGATCTCGTTATCTCTTCTTCTCACTGTGTCGCCAAAGGGGTCATCACCGATCCTGACTCGGTTCATTTTAGCTACGTCCATTCACCGATGCGTTATGTTTGGGACCTCTACTACGATTACTTTCCTTCTCGTAAAGGTCTTAAATTTTTCGCCTTCGAACTCATCTCCAATTATCTAAGAACCTGGGACGCGGCTTCTTCTTCCAGGGTGGATTCTTTCTGGTCCAATTCAGAGTTTGTCGCGAGAAGAATTCAAAAATTCTATCGTAGAGAATCGAAAGTTATCTTTCCACCTTGTCTTCCCGAAAAATGGAAAGTTGTTTCCGAGAAAAAGGACGATTTCTATCTCATCGTCTCCGCATTCGCGCCTTACAAAAGGATCGATCTCGCGATCGAAGCGTTTCGAAAGAATGGAAAGAGGCTCGTCCTCATCGGAGGAGGCCAGGAGTTTAAAAAGCTAACTTCTCATCTTCCGAAGAATATCGAAGTACTTCCCCAACTCAAAAGGGAAGAAGTATTAGAATATTACAAAAAGGCAAAAGCCTTTATCTTCCCCGGCATGGAAGATTTCGGAATCGCGCCCGTCGAAGCCCAGGCCTATCAAACTCCAGTGATCGCATTTGGAAAGGGAGGAGCGCTTGAAACCGTGGTCTCGGGGAAAACGGGAATCTTCTTCCAGGAACAAAGCGCGGAGTCTTTGAACGAGGCGATCGATCGAGCCGATCGTATTTCCTGGAAAACCGCCGATTTTCAGAAGAACGTAAGCCGATTTACCGAGGAAAAATTCATTATCGAAATCAAGAAGCAGGTCGAGACTAGAATGAGAACTCCGAGGAAAAAGGGCTAA
- a CDS encoding STAS domain-containing protein, translating into MSDDFKIFVDLTVSVPIIHIEGEITSEADEEIVGKYESIPAEKRSRVILNFQGTSYINSAGIATLISLITRASETKGKIEFAGLNEHFRKVMDIVGLTDFVLIHNTLQEALK; encoded by the coding sequence ATGTCCGACGATTTCAAAATTTTCGTAGATCTCACCGTATCTGTTCCCATCATTCACATTGAAGGCGAGATTACTTCCGAAGCCGACGAGGAAATCGTAGGGAAGTATGAATCTATTCCCGCAGAGAAAAGAAGCAGAGTGATCTTGAACTTTCAAGGGACTTCGTATATCAATTCGGCGGGAATCGCAACTCTCATCAGTTTGATTACGAGAGCCTCCGAGACGAAAGGAAAAATCGAATTCGCTGGTCTCAACGAACACTTTAGAAAGGTGATGGATATTGTCGGTTTAACCGATTTCGTCTTGATCCACAACACTCTTCAAGAAGCTCTTAAGTAA
- a CDS encoding flagellar FlbD family protein, producing the protein MILLHRLKGDEFVLNASHIECLEANPDTTITLSNDRKFVVKESIPEVIEKILEYKKRILVFPLGSSPDQFKRVE; encoded by the coding sequence TTGATTCTACTTCACAGACTGAAAGGGGACGAATTCGTACTCAACGCATCTCATATCGAATGCCTTGAAGCCAATCCTGATACGACGATCACCCTTTCCAACGATAGAAAGTTTGTGGTAAAGGAATCCATTCCCGAAGTCATCGAAAAAATTTTAGAATATAAGAAACGGATTCTTGTGTTTCCTCTGGGATCTTCTCCGGACCAGTTCAAAAGGGTGGAATAA
- a CDS encoding motility protein A: MDFGTVVGLGSAVVLMIFGIISAGLSPIDIFDIPSVIITFGGATAGTIMAVPWESTLAVGKVTQKVFRTEKHDLIELIKTLVSFSEKARREGLLALEDDVNELPDEFLRKGITLVVDGTDPELVRNIMETEMGNIAARHNNGKAWWENWGALAPAFGMIGTLIGLVQMLKNLGSGDPSAIGTGMAAALITTLYGSMGANMFAIPVMKKLMRKSEDELTIKQIMIEGTLSIQSGDNPRIVKDKLSSFLPPSERDVLKDDSE, translated from the coding sequence ATGGATTTTGGAACAGTAGTTGGTTTAGGATCGGCGGTTGTCCTAATGATCTTCGGTATTATCTCAGCAGGATTAAGCCCAATAGACATTTTTGATATTCCATCGGTCATCATTACATTCGGAGGGGCGACTGCGGGAACGATCATGGCGGTCCCTTGGGAATCCACACTCGCGGTAGGAAAAGTTACTCAAAAGGTTTTTAGAACCGAAAAACACGACCTCATCGAATTGATCAAAACGTTAGTCTCCTTTTCGGAGAAAGCCAGAAGAGAAGGTCTTCTCGCGCTGGAAGACGACGTAAACGAACTTCCCGACGAATTCTTACGAAAAGGAATTACTCTCGTCGTGGACGGAACCGACCCCGAGCTGGTTCGTAACATTATGGAAACGGAGATGGGAAACATCGCCGCGCGTCATAATAACGGTAAGGCCTGGTGGGAAAACTGGGGAGCCTTGGCTCCCGCCTTCGGGATGATCGGAACCTTGATCGGACTCGTACAGATGTTAAAGAACCTTGGTTCCGGAGACCCTTCCGCGATCGGAACGGGGATGGCGGCGGCTTTGATTACGACGCTTTACGGATCCATGGGTGCGAACATGTTCGCGATTCCCGTGATGAAAAAGCTGATGCGTAAATCCGAAGACGAACTTACCATCAAACAGATTATGATCGAAGGAACTCTTTCCATTCAGTCCGGGGATAATCCGAGGATTGTAAAAGATAAACTGTCTTCATTTCTTCCTCCTTCGGAAAGGGACGTACTCAAGGACGACAGCGAGTAA
- the motB gene encoding flagellar motor protein MotB, with protein sequence MAKGKCPECIQNIPEYMLTYGDMVTLLLCFFIMLYTTGKTNAIEMQIILSAFKTTTGFFDGGQTLSKGKLEEMGMNIESLPSQTTGKTLSKSKKLATELFKPEVEAGKVKITEDERGLIISLVSADYFNPGSAVLTDSIKIALKKASSLIKELDRFVRVEGHCDADAVNPGVAPGKEERAYINNWDLAGARAINATDYIINVEKLDPSWFQAVSFGAFRPLVVEYSGTPEAKAYNRRIDIVIMTDKSTKRSPYETNFGLPKTRIPGSESSTPGNE encoded by the coding sequence ATGGCAAAAGGAAAATGTCCGGAATGTATTCAGAATATCCCCGAGTATATGCTTACCTACGGGGACATGGTGACGCTTCTTCTTTGTTTCTTCATCATGCTCTATACTACCGGTAAGACAAACGCGATCGAGATGCAGATCATTCTTTCCGCATTCAAAACTACGACGGGTTTTTTCGACGGAGGTCAAACTCTTTCCAAAGGGAAACTTGAGGAAATGGGAATGAACATTGAAAGTCTTCCTTCTCAGACGACCGGGAAGACACTTTCAAAATCCAAAAAACTCGCGACTGAACTTTTTAAACCCGAGGTAGAAGCGGGTAAGGTAAAAATTACCGAAGACGAAAGAGGTCTGATCATCTCTCTCGTCAGCGCCGATTATTTTAATCCGGGCTCTGCGGTTCTTACGGATTCGATCAAGATCGCTTTGAAGAAGGCGAGTTCCTTGATCAAAGAACTCGATCGTTTTGTTCGAGTAGAAGGGCACTGCGACGCGGACGCCGTCAACCCCGGAGTCGCGCCCGGAAAAGAAGAAAGGGCTTATATCAACAACTGGGATTTGGCCGGAGCAAGGGCGATCAACGCGACGGACTATATCATCAACGTGGAAAAATTGGATCCTTCTTGGTTCCAAGCGGTGAGTTTTGGAGCGTTCCGACCCTTGGTTGTAGAATACTCCGGAACACCGGAAGCAAAGGCATACAATCGAAGAATCGATATCGTAATCATGACTGATAAGTCTACCAAGAGAAGTCCATACGAAACCAATTTCGGACTTCCAAAAACTAGGATTCCCGGTTCCGAGTCGTCTACACCAGGCAACGAGTAA
- a CDS encoding nuclear transport factor 2 family protein has translation MKHPNLEIIDRFFDAYVQRDWTSLKKVLSQDAKWSFPGQHPYSGMKNGFEEVIHFFDTMSSVMGKSNVKAEKLIVSANDDYVIESQHIFTNREDGINLNHLVCVLWKFADGKIVEGVHFFASPVEADSFFTKISQINLE, from the coding sequence TTGAAACATCCCAATTTAGAAATCATCGATCGATTTTTCGACGCGTATGTGCAAAGAGATTGGACGTCCTTAAAGAAAGTTCTTTCTCAAGATGCAAAGTGGAGTTTTCCCGGACAACATCCTTATAGCGGAATGAAGAATGGCTTTGAAGAAGTGATTCATTTTTTTGATACGATGAGTTCCGTCATGGGCAAATCAAACGTGAAAGCCGAAAAACTGATCGTTTCTGCGAACGATGATTACGTTATCGAAAGCCAACACATTTTTACAAATCGAGAAGATGGAATCAATTTGAATCATCTCGTCTGCGTCCTCTGGAAATTTGCTGACGGAAAGATTGTGGAAGGAGTTCATTTCTTTGCAAGTCCGGTGGAAGCGGATTCTTTTTTTACAAAAATCTCTCAGATAAATTTAGAATAG
- the kdsB gene encoding 3-deoxy-manno-octulosonate cytidylyltransferase produces MRKILGVIPARYASSRFPGKPLVKIGDKTMIEWTYRNASRSSTLSELVVATDDERIHEVVIGFGGKSVLTSPDHPSGTDRIIEVAEKFPDFPVVVNIQGDEPGIEPELIDGVASIKAAHPEWTMSTAAVPLLDPTHGSDPNRVKVIIDQNGKAIYFSRSLIPSQFKATVPLYRHLGIYGYDREFLLKYNFLPKSNLEESESLEQLRAIEAGYGIGVFLAKEAGLSVDTPEDLEIVIQDFKKKGWVT; encoded by the coding sequence ATGAGAAAAATTCTCGGGGTAATCCCGGCGCGTTATGCGAGCTCTCGGTTTCCGGGAAAGCCGCTCGTGAAGATCGGGGATAAAACGATGATAGAGTGGACATACCGGAATGCCTCCCGGTCTTCCACTCTTTCCGAGTTGGTGGTTGCGACTGATGACGAACGGATTCACGAAGTCGTCATCGGATTCGGAGGGAAGAGTGTTCTTACGAGTCCGGATCATCCTTCCGGAACGGATCGAATCATAGAAGTCGCGGAAAAATTTCCCGACTTTCCAGTCGTCGTAAACATCCAAGGAGACGAACCGGGGATCGAACCGGAACTCATCGACGGAGTTGCTAGTATAAAAGCTGCTCATCCGGAATGGACGATGAGCACGGCGGCAGTTCCGCTTCTGGATCCGACGCATGGAAGCGATCCCAACCGAGTCAAAGTCATCATTGATCAGAATGGAAAGGCAATTTACTTTTCAAGATCGCTCATACCAAGTCAGTTCAAGGCAACGGTTCCACTCTATCGTCATTTGGGAATTTACGGATACGATCGAGAATTCTTATTAAAATACAATTTTCTCCCGAAAAGCAATTTGGAAGAATCCGAATCGTTGGAACAACTCAGGGCGATCGAAGCCGGTTATGGAATCGGAGTTTTTCTTGCAAAGGAAGCGGGATTGTCCGTGGACACGCCCGAGGATCTGGAGATCGTAATCCAGGATTTTAAAAAGAAAGGTTGGGTTACTTAA
- a CDS encoding AraC family transcriptional regulator, whose amino-acid sequence MFDLVNLIFVLKAITVAQLGFLILNFLLRIKITYQTALGSLFCMSLIAYFLCPALSHVAVNPFVFVIVHIGCYSVSILFYLFVSSLFTDGFRFRIWHGVLFFLINLFSFYIFILSNIRNETSVTAKILFSMPQLVYLGLILFALGGVLRDKNVDLLESRREFRVIFAAITGIYAISVVMVEVIMKNSEYSIELDLVNSVLIAALVFFFSFQLFEFRENTFLVSDRKQKADEEPLDENLLKNLNSLLDIQRIYLKENLTILSFARQMNVPEKKVRKLINQGLGYRNFNEFLNHYRIREAKTILSDPSKNELQVLRIAMDLGYGSLAPFNRAFKEIVGVTPSDFRKQNLFQKTS is encoded by the coding sequence ATGTTTGATTTAGTAAATTTGATTTTTGTTTTGAAAGCGATTACGGTCGCACAGCTGGGCTTTCTGATTCTTAACTTCTTGTTAAGAATCAAAATCACATATCAGACCGCTCTCGGCAGTCTTTTTTGCATGAGCCTGATTGCGTATTTTCTATGTCCCGCGCTCTCCCATGTCGCAGTGAATCCGTTTGTATTTGTGATCGTACATATCGGGTGTTATTCCGTTTCGATACTTTTTTATCTTTTTGTTTCGAGCTTGTTTACTGACGGATTCCGATTCAGGATTTGGCACGGGGTCCTGTTTTTTCTTATCAACCTTTTTAGTTTTTATATATTCATTCTTTCGAATATACGAAATGAAACGTCAGTCACGGCTAAAATTCTATTTAGTATGCCTCAATTGGTCTATTTAGGGCTCATTCTTTTTGCGTTAGGCGGTGTTTTAAGGGATAAGAATGTGGATCTTTTGGAATCAAGGCGGGAATTTCGTGTGATCTTTGCGGCCATTACCGGAATCTACGCCATTTCGGTCGTAATGGTGGAAGTGATCATGAAAAATTCAGAATATTCCATCGAATTGGATTTGGTGAATTCGGTTTTGATCGCCGCGCTCGTTTTCTTTTTCTCGTTTCAACTTTTTGAGTTCAGAGAGAACACATTTTTGGTTTCGGATCGGAAACAAAAAGCGGATGAAGAACCCCTGGATGAGAATCTACTCAAAAACTTAAATTCACTTCTGGATATACAGCGTATCTATTTGAAAGAAAATCTCACGATTCTAAGTTTCGCTCGGCAGATGAACGTTCCCGAAAAGAAAGTTAGAAAATTGATCAACCAAGGATTGGGTTATCGAAACTTTAACGAATTTTTAAATCACTATCGAATCCGCGAAGCAAAGACGATCTTGTCCGATCCTTCCAAAAACGAATTGCAAGTTCTGCGAATCGCGATGGATCTCGGTTACGGATCTTTGGCCCCGTTCAATCGGGCGTTCAAGGAAATCGTAGGTGTCACTCCTTCCGATTTCCGAAAACAAAATCTTTTTCAAAAAACAAGCTGA
- a CDS encoding c-type cytochrome: MNSKNMIISIVIALTSLVLFLNCGDKSEKPAETSAPAATETTASTLSPELQKGQEIFLQNCASCHGEKGAGDGAAAASLNPKPRNYKAPAGQWKNGNTETGILKTLNNGIPGGPMVAYKFLGDENIKLLAKYVVHLTQN; this comes from the coding sequence ATGAACTCCAAAAATATGATCATTTCCATCGTGATCGCTCTTACCTCTCTGGTTCTTTTTTTGAACTGCGGAGATAAGTCCGAGAAACCAGCTGAAACGTCTGCGCCTGCCGCAACCGAAACTACAGCTTCTACCCTCAGCCCCGAACTTCAAAAAGGACAGGAAATCTTTCTGCAAAACTGCGCTTCCTGTCACGGTGAAAAAGGTGCTGGAGATGGAGCTGCTGCGGCAAGTCTGAATCCGAAACCTCGTAACTATAAGGCTCCTGCCGGACAGTGGAAAAACGGAAACACCGAAACTGGAATTTTGAAAACTCTGAACAACGGGATTCCCGGTGGTCCGATGGTCGCTTACAAATTCTTAGGTGATGAGAATATCAAACTACTTGCGAAATACGTAGTTCACCTGACTCAAAACTAA
- a CDS encoding thiolase domain-containing protein, whose translation MREVAIIGAYETEHGNHKDRTLRDLVTEAGNGAILDSGIDRKEIQAVFVGNYAGNEFNHQNTMGSYAANLLGLGDKPAIRTEGACASGGIAVRQGFLSVAAGIYDTVLILGVEKMNGLDPETTMEIVARGQDADVEGGYCISGPSGFALNAIRHMHEFGTTKEMLSKVAEKNYYHGSLNPFAHKQKEISFNNIMRARMVTTPFGFHDVSLVTDASAAIVITTLDKAKSIRKNPISIKGSGIGGDYFNVALKKDSVSFPASIQAAAEAFKMSGVKREDIDVLECHDCFTITEIINIEDLGFVEKGKGGTFTMDGHTRLGGKLPVNTSGGLKAKGHPVGATGVGQIVEMTFQLRDQADKRQVTNARTAMTHVLGGPGAVSCIHILQRV comes from the coding sequence ATGAGAGAAGTAGCGATCATCGGCGCTTACGAAACCGAACACGGAAATCACAAGGATCGAACCTTACGAGACCTTGTCACCGAAGCGGGCAATGGGGCCATCTTAGATTCTGGAATCGACCGAAAAGAAATCCAGGCCGTTTTTGTCGGCAATTACGCGGGCAACGAATTCAATCATCAGAACACGATGGGTTCCTATGCGGCCAACTTACTCGGATTAGGCGACAAGCCCGCGATCCGAACCGAAGGGGCTTGTGCTTCCGGAGGAATCGCGGTCCGTCAGGGATTCTTATCCGTCGCCGCAGGAATCTATGACACCGTTTTGATTCTCGGAGTCGAAAAAATGAACGGCCTGGATCCGGAGACTACGATGGAAATCGTCGCTCGAGGACAAGACGCGGATGTGGAAGGCGGTTATTGTATCTCCGGTCCTTCCGGTTTTGCACTCAACGCGATCCGTCACATGCACGAGTTCGGAACCACAAAAGAAATGCTTTCCAAAGTCGCGGAAAAGAATTATTATCACGGAAGTCTAAACCCATTCGCTCACAAACAAAAAGAGATTTCGTTTAACAATATCATGAGAGCAAGAATGGTCACGACCCCTTTCGGTTTTCACGACGTTTCCTTAGTTACGGATGCAAGCGCCGCGATCGTGATCACAACCTTAGACAAAGCAAAATCGATTCGCAAGAATCCGATCTCGATCAAAGGTTCCGGTATCGGAGGTGATTATTTCAACGTGGCTCTGAAAAAGGATTCCGTCAGTTTTCCCGCGAGTATTCAAGCGGCGGCGGAAGCGTTTAAAATGTCCGGTGTAAAAAGAGAAGACATCGACGTTTTGGAATGTCACGATTGTTTTACGATTACCGAAATCATCAACATCGAAGATCTTGGTTTTGTGGAAAAGGGAAAGGGCGGCACCTTTACGATGGACGGACATACTCGTCTCGGAGGAAAACTTCCCGTAAACACTTCGGGAGGACTCAAAGCAAAAGGCCACCCCGTTGGAGCCACCGGAGTCGGGCAGATCGTCGAGATGACCTTTCAACTCAGGGATCAAGCGGACAAACGTCAGGTTACAAACGCAAGAACCGCAATGACACACGTATTAGGCGGACCGGGTGCGGTCAGTTGTATTCATATTCTTCAGAGGGTTTAA
- a CDS encoding flagellar basal body-associated FliL family protein, translated as MGDAEIDEEEGGLPAAEGGGGTSPIIKWLLYVAGAIFGIIIVAIIAMVVAKQTATSTFKQMKNVALVKPPPPLANYNFTEEFRINTSDKGEAHFVKMKLAFGIAKEDQTLSAELAERNAQMRDLINLIVGRKSKDELINIEDQLDLREEIKAQVNHILTEGKIQEVYFTEFIVN; from the coding sequence ATGGGTGATGCGGAAATAGATGAGGAAGAAGGCGGGCTACCCGCCGCCGAAGGCGGCGGTGGAACATCGCCCATAATCAAATGGCTTCTTTACGTAGCCGGAGCAATTTTTGGAATTATCATCGTAGCCATCATTGCAATGGTCGTCGCAAAACAAACGGCAACCAGTACATTCAAACAGATGAAGAACGTGGCGTTGGTAAAACCGCCTCCACCATTAGCGAACTATAATTTTACGGAAGAATTTCGGATCAATACTTCGGACAAAGGAGAGGCTCACTTCGTGAAGATGAAGTTGGCTTTTGGAATCGCCAAAGAAGATCAAACCTTGTCTGCGGAGCTTGCGGAAAGAAACGCACAGATGCGGGATTTGATCAACTTGATCGTAGGACGAAAATCCAAAGACGAATTGATCAATATCGAAGATCAGTTGGATCTTCGGGAAGAGATCAAAGCTCAGGTGAATCATATTCTTACCGAAGGAAAGATCCAGGAAGTTTACTTTACGGAATTTATCGTCAACTGA